CAGCCATCCATCATCGTTGCGAACACCCCAAAGGAATTCGGAATCGGCGACTTTGCCGATAAAATGTGAGCATCTTTCAGCGTCGCTTAATGCTACAACTGCCTTGTATTGAGCTTCATTCAGTTTGTATGGCATGCTTGTAATTGGTTTATCGTTTTGAGTTTTTTGTGCCGGGAGTGAGAATAGCGTGTTCCCTGACGAACATGGGTGTCCGTCATATGATTCACTTCCCATTCTTGAACGCATACAGCACGCCATCATCCGCGCCGACGATGATGTAGTCACCGGCGATGGCGGGGGAGGTCTTTACTGGGGCACCGAGTTCGTTGTGCCAGACTTCTTTGCCGGTGGCGAGGTCGAGGGCGTACACATAACCGTCGTCGCTGCCGAAGATCGCGGTTTTGCCGGCGCAGATGACGGCGCTGCTGTCGATGCGGTCGCGGGCGCGGAATTCCCAGAGCTGCTTGCCGGTGACGCGGTCGATGGCGTGGAAACGTTTGTCTCTGCCGCCGACATAGACGGCTTTTTCCCAGATGGCGGGGGCGGCGTAGTATTCGAACTCGCGCACGCCGTATTCCCAGACCTGCATGCCGTCACTGATACTGTAAGCGCCGACGCGGTTGCCATAATGGCTGACGTAGATGACGCCGTCGGCGATGGCGACGTTGTTGCCGATGTAGGCACCGACTTCGATCTGCTTTTCTTCTTTGCCAGTCTTCACGTCGTGGACGTGCAGGACGCTGTCGCAGCCGCCGAAGACGACCTTGCCGTCGCCGACGGCGGAGCCGCCGTTGATGTAGTAGCCGGTTTCAGCGGCCCAGTCTTTTTTGCCGTTCTTGGCGTCGAGGCAGTACACGTTGTAGTCGTAGGAGCCGATGATGATTTTCTGCGCCTTGGTCTCGGGATCGGTCCAGACGTTGGCGGCGGCATGAATTTCGGCCTGGGTCTCAAACTTCCAGACTTCTTTGCCGGTGTCGGCGTTCCAAGCATAGATGAAGCCGTCCTGGCAGCCAGCGACGACGAGATCACCTGCAAAAGCGGCGGCACCGTCGAAAGCGCCTTTGGCCTCGGCTTTCCACTTTTCTTTGCCGGTGGCGAGGTCGAGGCAGAAGAATTTGCCGTCTTTGCAGCCGGCATAGACTTTGCCCGCACGCACGATGGCGCTGGAGACAAGCATTTCACTTTGGCCCTTGGGTTTGTCCATGAGCTTGAACTGCCAGGCGAGTTCGAGGGGGAATTTGAGTTCGACGGGCGAGGTGCCGGTCATGGCTTCATTGCCACGGGAGTGAATCCAGTCGGCGTTTTGCGCGTGCAGGACGGAAGACAGGAGGAGGCACAGGAAAAAGATGGAGCGCATGAGTTTGGACTGTGAAACTGGCCTGAGATACGCTTTGTTGCAAACAAGCCGATGCCTGATCACGATCTCCAGAAGCCGCCGCCGATTCCACCCGACCTGCGGTGCGAGTATGAGGAGCGTCCGTTTCAGCACTGCACGCGCTGTGGTGAGTCGCTGCCGGATTTCCCCGGCGGGTTCCAAATCTCGAAGGCTTACAAGCGCGGCGAGTGCGTGATGGAGTATGCGCTGTGCGATCACTGCCGCTCGATGATGATGGAGGAGTTCTCCGTGGAATCGAAGAAGCGGCTGGCGCAGTTTCAGGACGAGGAGGTGACACTGGACCGCGGGCTGGACTCGTGCG
The window above is part of the Prosthecobacter sp. genome. Proteins encoded here:
- a CDS encoding PQQ-binding-like beta-propeller repeat protein, which produces MRSIFFLCLLLSSVLHAQNADWIHSRGNEAMTGTSPVELKFPLELAWQFKLMDKPKGQSEMLVSSAIVRAGKVYAGCKDGKFFCLDLATGKEKWKAEAKGAFDGAAAFAGDLVVAGCQDGFIYAWNADTGKEVWKFETQAEIHAAANVWTDPETKAQKIIIGSYDYNVYCLDAKNGKKDWAAETGYYINGGSAVGDGKVVFGGCDSVLHVHDVKTGKEEKQIEVGAYIGNNVAIADGVIYVSHYGNRVGAYSISDGMQVWEYGVREFEYYAAPAIWEKAVYVGGRDKRFHAIDRVTGKQLWEFRARDRIDSSAVICAGKTAIFGSDDGYVYALDLATGKEVWHNELGAPVKTSPAIAGDYIIVGADDGVLYAFKNGK